One genomic window of Helicobacter canis includes the following:
- a CDS encoding CiaD-like domain-containing protein: MGDNTELKDLILQTLDEVARDPNDISKDESIQPIESMAKQKLDSSDPSPDLANTPKPKMTLPKTSIESSPIKEGKIIAPSARECGLSQESLLLLENLREKLLVLFEGLKMPELQDTQNKLDLVVRFLQYQLCMIDEILQKSK, translated from the coding sequence ATGGGAGATAACACAGAGCTAAAAGATCTTATCTTGCAAACCCTTGATGAAGTGGCAAGAGATCCAAATGATATATCTAAAGATGAATCAATCCAGCCCATAGAATCTATGGCAAAGCAAAAACTGGATTCTAGTGATCCTAGCCCAGATCTTGCCAATACGCCAAAGCCCAAGATGACTCTACCAAAGACTAGCATAGAATCTAGCCCGATAAAAGAGGGTAAAATCATCGCGCCAAGTGCGCGGGAGTGCGGGCTAAGTCAAGAGAGCTTGCTGCTTTTAGAAAATCTTAGGGAGAAGCTGCTCGTGCTTTTTGAGGGGCTAAAAATGCCAGAGCTACAAGATACACAAAATAAGCTTGATTTGGTGGTGCGATTTTTGCAATATCAACTATGTATGATTGATGAGATTTTGCAAAAAAGCAAGTAG
- a CDS encoding universal stress protein has translation MAKLLFGVSDTEECRAAIKTIIRLFGHRQEVELTLLHVTPEVLVYAESGIVDYGMIENIENEKSNEILDEFEQTFKAEGIACKKILRTGNPIDVMLEIADDYDLLVIGASESSLLHRIFSSHQNSFVSSSPIPVLVAK, from the coding sequence ATGGCGAAGTTGTTGTTTGGTGTGAGTGATACAGAGGAGTGTCGCGCAGCGATAAAGACAATCATCAGGCTTTTTGGACATAGGCAGGAAGTGGAGCTTACGCTCTTACATGTAACTCCAGAGGTGCTTGTATATGCGGAGAGTGGGATTGTGGATTATGGAATGATTGAGAATATCGAAAACGAAAAAAGCAATGAAATTTTAGATGAATTTGAGCAAACATTTAAGGCAGAAGGCATAGCGTGTAAAAAGATTTTGCGCACGGGCAATCCTATCGATGTGATGCTAGAAATCGCCGATGATTATGACTTACTTGTCATCGGTGCTAGCGAATCTTCCTTGCTTCATAGGATTTTTAGCTCACATCAAAATAGCTTTGTAAGCTCCTCTCCTATTCCGGTGCTTGTGGCTAAGTAG
- the traF gene encoding conjugal transfer protein TraF codes for MRTYVHILGIVAVATSASFGLEFGVMGNVSAGMGGAGVALKNSPFALYYNPALLSAENSVRFGYSLGIGVREKNLDKIANINLENFAASAEKFASLIGGAVSGGTGNTSAFESVLDSALDKTLGGGSTGQTLEQKLEAFQTQNPDPSQWGQLVENIKQEAGSSQALSQEQKDLLDSLAGSVDFGNLQVDSSGNITNIEINFGGNLGLDQAIKDFANLKSALEENALNFTSQNGVALQFAPAFLRGTLGTFGVGLFSSFYGATSAKIDPNRTALIIASGKDYYKIDAKGGNFSYTQTTKDDYEQHSLEYALQQGNAHSILTRGFWITEIPIGYAHTFYFSNVNWNLGVSARLMSASNTVSNIALSTKTDFATEGKNFLAGKNFETKTAVAVDLGTMLEIDLPNFRYLSFGVVAKNINTPTFQYSTGEVAIKPQYRAGIAYNQNNFVFAFDVDLWKNEMLSDSFNRPFSQMIGGGVKFDIKAFDLRVGLMKDMRQDDGLIITGGVNILGFLDVAVQAGTELGEAQGYRFPRYLNVRVGGNISF; via the coding sequence ATGCGCACTTATGTGCATATATTGGGGATTGTAGCAGTAGCTACTTCGGCTAGCTTTGGGCTGGAGTTTGGCGTTATGGGCAATGTCTCTGCCGGTATGGGTGGGGCAGGGGTCGCGCTTAAAAACTCTCCCTTTGCTCTCTACTATAATCCCGCGCTTTTAAGTGCAGAAAATAGCGTGCGGTTTGGGTATTCTCTTGGGATTGGCGTGCGAGAGAAAAATCTCGATAAAATCGCTAATATCAACCTTGAAAATTTCGCTGCTAGTGCAGAGAAGTTTGCCTCTCTTATAGGTGGTGCTGTGAGTGGTGGCACAGGAAATACAAGTGCTTTTGAGAGTGTTTTAGACTCTGCGCTTGATAAGACGCTGGGTGGTGGCAGCACAGGACAGACCCTAGAGCAAAAGCTTGAAGCCTTCCAAACGCAAAATCCAGACCCAAGCCAATGGGGGCAGCTTGTTGAAAATATCAAGCAAGAAGCTGGCTCTTCACAAGCACTCTCGCAAGAGCAAAAAGATCTTTTAGACTCTCTGGCTGGGAGTGTGGATTTTGGAAATTTGCAAGTGGATTCTAGCGGCAATATCACAAATATTGAGATAAATTTCGGTGGGAATCTAGGGCTAGATCAGGCTATCAAAGATTTTGCTAATCTTAAGAGTGCGCTAGAAGAAAACGCGCTTAATTTCACAAGCCAAAATGGCGTGGCACTGCAGTTTGCCCCTGCATTTTTGCGCGGGACTTTGGGGACATTTGGCGTGGGGCTTTTCTCATCATTTTATGGTGCGACTTCGGCAAAAATTGATCCAAACCGCACAGCACTCATCATTGCTTCAGGCAAGGATTATTATAAAATTGATGCAAAAGGTGGCAATTTTTCTTATACACAAACAACAAAAGATGATTACGAGCAGCATTCTCTTGAATACGCCTTGCAGCAGGGCAATGCACACTCTATCCTTACGCGCGGATTTTGGATCACAGAGATCCCCATAGGCTATGCGCATACCTTTTACTTTAGTAATGTCAATTGGAATCTAGGCGTGTCTGCGCGTTTAATGAGTGCTAGTAACACAGTGAGCAATATCGCTCTCTCAACTAAAACAGATTTTGCCACAGAGGGGAAAAACTTCTTAGCAGGGAAAAACTTTGAGACAAAGACCGCAGTCGCAGTGGATCTAGGGACTATGCTAGAGATTGATCTGCCTAATTTCCGCTATCTTAGCTTTGGCGTTGTGGCAAAAAATATCAATACCCCCACTTTCCAATACAGCACCGGTGAAGTTGCCATAAAGCCCCAATATCGCGCTGGAATAGCGTATAATCAAAATAATTTTGTCTTTGCTTTTGATGTGGATTTATGGAAAAATGAAATGTTAAGTGATAGCTTCAATCGCCCCTTTAGTCAAATGATAGGCGGCGGCGTGAAGTTTGATATTAAAGCTTTTGATTTGCGCGTGGGGCTTATGAAAGATATGCGCCAAGATGATGGGCTTATCATCACAGGTGGGGTAAATATCTTAGGCTTTTTAGATGTGGCTGTGCAGGCTGGCACAGAGCTAGGAGAAGCTCAAGGCTACCGCTTCCCTCGCTATCTTAATGTGCGTGTGGGTGGAAATATTTCATTTTGA
- the lspA gene encoding signal peptidase II — MKTRIVWFLAILISVIVLDQWLKIQVLEGFRWESRAVSIVLVYNDGVAFSMFAFLQGWLKWIQIALLAGLGLYLTLANGAFRQYWLGFGFILGGGIGNVIDRFVYGKVVDYVYWHYWFEFAIFNFADVCIDIGVGILIISWLWHERNTHRAKHKAAQNRF, encoded by the coding sequence ATGAAAACACGCATAGTGTGGTTTTTGGCTATTCTTATTAGCGTTATTGTGCTAGATCAGTGGCTTAAGATTCAAGTGCTAGAAGGATTCCGCTGGGAGAGTCGGGCAGTTTCTATCGTGCTTGTCTATAATGATGGCGTGGCGTTTTCGATGTTTGCGTTTTTGCAAGGGTGGCTTAAGTGGATACAAATCGCGCTGCTAGCGGGGCTAGGCTTGTATTTGACATTAGCAAATGGAGCGTTTAGACAGTATTGGCTAGGCTTTGGCTTTATCCTAGGAGGTGGGATAGGCAATGTGATTGATCGCTTTGTATATGGCAAGGTGGTGGATTATGTGTATTGGCATTATTGGTTTGAATTTGCGATATTTAACTTTGCTGATGTTTGCATTGATATTGGCGTAGGGATTTTGATCATATCTTGGCTATGGCACGAGCGCAACACACATAGAGCCAAACACAAAGCCGCACAAAATAGATTCTAG
- the glmM gene encoding phosphoglucosamine mutase, with amino-acid sequence MSKKTLSTNKPQNLAKIFGTDGVRGRAGSFLTPAFCIELGIAAGLYFRDLAKQKHIRSSNKILLGKDTRRSGYMIENALVSALTSVGYDVIQVGPMPTPAIAFLTADMRCDAGIMISASHNPFDDNGIKFFDRFGNKLDEKAEAQIEKIYHNKQLLAQNHKVGQEIGSSKRIDDVVGRYIVHIKNSFPKELSLQGLRIVLDCANGAAYKVAPTIFHELGADVVIINNTPNGFNINEQCGAMHPQDLANEVLKYRADIGFALDGDADRLVVVDNMGKIINGDILLGALGEYLHSIGELESNTIIATQMSNLALEEFFAKHNITLQRCDVGDKYVFDAMKQYGSNFGGEQSGHIIFSDYSTTGDGLMSAIAVMALVLRKKTSSHQALNPFTLYPQKLINLKVLEKTPLESISGFSELCKQIEKAGMRTLIRYSGTEPILRILVEGKSAEAIESASKELESFLRSKLA; translated from the coding sequence ATGAGCAAAAAGACTTTATCAACAAATAAGCCCCAGAATCTAGCCAAAATCTTTGGCACTGATGGTGTGCGCGGCAGGGCAGGAAGCTTCCTTACACCGGCATTTTGTATCGAGCTAGGCATCGCTGCTGGGCTGTATTTCCGCGATCTTGCCAAGCAAAAGCATATCCGCTCAAGCAATAAGATTCTACTTGGCAAAGACACGCGCCGCAGCGGCTATATGATAGAAAACGCCCTAGTAAGCGCACTTACTTCTGTGGGCTATGATGTCATACAAGTAGGTCCTATGCCCACCCCTGCCATAGCCTTCCTCACCGCAGATATGCGCTGTGATGCGGGGATTATGATTAGTGCGAGTCATAATCCGTTTGATGATAATGGGATAAAGTTTTTTGATCGTTTTGGCAATAAGCTTGATGAAAAAGCTGAAGCACAGATAGAAAAAATCTATCACAACAAGCAGCTGCTAGCCCAAAATCACAAGGTAGGACAGGAGATCGGCAGCTCCAAGCGTATAGATGATGTGGTAGGACGCTATATCGTGCATATTAAAAACTCTTTTCCCAAGGAGTTAAGCTTGCAGGGCTTGCGTATCGTGCTTGACTGCGCCAATGGAGCGGCTTATAAGGTCGCGCCTACGATTTTCCACGAGCTAGGGGCAGATGTGGTTATCATCAACAATACGCCAAATGGCTTTAATATCAACGAGCAATGCGGGGCTATGCACCCCCAAGATCTCGCAAATGAAGTGCTGAAATACCGCGCAGACATTGGCTTCGCGCTTGATGGCGATGCCGATAGGCTAGTGGTGGTCGATAATATGGGCAAGATCATCAATGGCGATATTTTGCTAGGTGCGCTTGGGGAGTATCTCCACAGCATTGGCGAGCTAGAATCTAACACAATCATCGCCACGCAGATGAGCAACCTTGCTTTAGAAGAATTTTTTGCCAAGCACAATATCACCCTGCAACGATGTGATGTGGGGGATAAATATGTCTTTGATGCGATGAAACAATATGGCAGTAATTTTGGTGGTGAGCAAAGTGGGCATATTATCTTTAGTGATTATTCCACCACGGGCGATGGGCTGATGAGTGCGATTGCTGTGATGGCACTAGTTTTGCGCAAGAAAACTTCAAGTCATCAAGCTCTAAATCCTTTCACGCTCTATCCGCAAAAGCTTATCAATCTAAAAGTGTTAGAAAAAACGCCCCTAGAATCCATCTCTGGCTTTAGCGAGCTATGCAAGCAAATAGAAAAGGCAGGTATGCGCACACTTATCCGCTACTCTGGCACGGAGCCTATCTTGCGTATTTTGGTGGAGGGCAAAAGTGCTGAAGCGATAGAATCTGCTAGCAAAGAGCTAGAGAGCTTTTTGCGCTCAAAGCTTGCGTAG